AAAATGGCGATGCCCTGCGTTTAGGGCTGGCTCTGCTGCCGGTCTATTTCCTTGCGCAACTTCTGACCGGCTGGGCGATCATGCTAGGAATATTGCTGTTCATCCTGCCTGGGCTGTATCTGATCGGGCGATTGCTTCCCGTTGGCGCGGTGATTGTTGCCGAACCGGCACGCGGCGTAATCGGCAGCCTGCGCCATGGCTGGGCGTTGACCGCCGGTCAGGGCTGGCGGGTGACGCTGTTTTTTCTGGTGATCATGCTGATTACGACGATCGCCTATTTTGTTGCCAGCCTGTTTATCGAACTTCCGGTGACATTGATGGCAGGGCGGGGTGGGGTACCTTTATTGTCGGCCGCGGTAGAGGCGGCGGGCAGCACGGTGATCAACCTGCTGTCGCTTGCCGTGACGGTGGCGGTATATCGGCGGTTGTCAGCAGACTGAGCGGCTAGTGGTTGTCGGTCTGGCCGGCATTTGCGGCCATCGATTTTGACATGCCGGCAAAGGCCGACACCATCGAATCCACGAAATCGGGATCGGCGGGGATGGTCTCCTTCGCCGCCTGTTGCATCGCCACTACCCATTGGGTGGCCACTGCATAATTCATTCCCGGCATCGCCCGATGCGCCGACATCACACAGGCCCCCGGGTGCTTTTCAAACCAATCGCGCGGGCCGCCCATCCATGCGACGAGGAAATCGGTCAAGGATTCGCGCATTGGTGCAAGGTCAGGGCCGTGCATCGCCCGCAATTCGGCAAAGTCGGGTTCGCTGTCCATCAGGTCGTAAAAGCGGTCGACCATGCGCGCGATCGGTTCACGCCCGCCGATACGTTCAAAGGGCCGTTGCGGCTTTGCTGCAGGGTCGGCTTCGCTCATGCTCTCGCTTTAACAATCAGATGTCGATTCCGTCTTTGCGTCAGATCAAAATCAGACGTTGAAACGGAACAGCATGATATCGCCGTCCTTGACCTCATATTCCTTGCCTTCGGAACGCCATTTACCGGCTTCCTTGGCACCGGCTTCCCCATTGTGATCGACATAGTCCTGATAGGCCATGGTCTCGGCGCGGATGAAGCCCTTTTCGAAATCTGTGTGAATGACGCCTGCGGCCTGCGGGCCCTTCGCGCCCTTGAACACGGTCCAGGCCCGCGCTTCCTTGGGACCGACGGTGAAGAAGGTGATGAGGTGGAGCAGTTCATAACCTGCGCGGATCACGCGGGCGAGGCCGGTTTCCTCTAAACCGAGATCGGCGAGGAAGACCTCCCGGTCTTCGTCTGGCATTGTCGAAATCTCGGCCTCGATTGCGGCGGAAACGACCACCGCTTCGGCACCTTCGGCCTTGGCCTTTTCAAACACCTTCGCCGACAACGCATTGCCGTTGGCTGCCGAGCTTTCTTCGACATTGCAGACATAGAGAACCGGCTTTGATGTTAGCAACTGCGCCTGTTTCAGGATGCGTTCTTCTTCGGGGTCGTTGGGCACGACCAGCCGGGCAGGCTTTCCATCGCGCAGCAGATCAAGCGCACGGCCCAGCACGGCCGCGGCGATCTTTGCTTCCTTGTCGCCGCCAGTCGCCTTTTTCTGAAAGGCGGGCACCCGCTTTTCTAGGCTTTCAAGATCGGAAAGCATCAATTCGGTTTCGACGGTGTCCGCATCCGAAATCGGATCGATCTTGTTGTCGACATGCTGGATATCGTCATTTTCGAAACAGCGCAGAACATGGACGATCGCGTCCACTTCCCGGATGTTGGCAAGAAACTGGTTGCCTAGGCCTTCGCCCTTGGATGCACCGCGCACCAGCCCGGCAATATCGACAAAGCTTAGCTGCGTTTCGATGATCTTGGCACTGCCGCCAATCTTGGCGATGGTGTGCAGCCGCGGATCGGGCACGGCGACTGCACCAACATTCGGCTCAATCGTGCAGAAGGGATAATTGGCCGCCTGCGCCGCCTGCGTCTCGGTCAGCGCATTGAACAGAGTGGACTTGCCGACATTGGGCAGCCCGACGATACCGCATTTGAAACCCATAATATCCTCTTTGGGAAAGATTTGCGGGCTCCCTAGCGGGAGTGCGCCGGAAAGGCCATAGCCACATCACCCCTCCCGCGTGCAGGAGGGGGAAGCGCTTAATCCAGCACGGCCTTCACCCAAGGCCCGACCGGCGAATTGCCGAGCATGGCGATTTGCGTTTCTGCCGAAACGCGATTGATCGCCTCTTGCGGCTTGGGCCCGGGATGCACCGCGCGGCGCAGCGGGCGGGTTCCGGCGGGCATGGCTGCAATCTCTGCAATCGCGCGGGGAATGTCCATCGGGTCGGCGGTACGGCGAGTGCCGTCTTCCTTGCCCATCCGGTCGACCAGCGCGGGGTAGGCCGCGGCTTCGTCTGCGGTCAGGCGCGCCTTTAATTCGCTGGCCAGTTCGTTGCGGTTCACCCAAACCTTGGTCGGATAACCACCGGGCTGGATCACGCAGACCTCGATATTGTGTGGCACCAACTCATACGCCATCGCCTCGCTCATTGCCTCCAGCGCGAATTTGGTCGGCGAATAATGGCCTGATGACGGGGTGATGACGCGGCCCAATTGTGAGGAAATGTTGAAGATCAGCCCGCGCTTCGCCTTGCGCATCCCGGGCAAAACAGCGCGCGCCATGCGGTGCGGGCCATAGACGTTGGTATCGAAGATCAGCTTGGTTGCCGCCATGTCCTGCAATTCGATTGGCCCGGCATAGCCGACGCCCGCATTGTTGATGAGGATGTCGATCGGCCCGCCCACTATCCGCTCCGCTTCGGCGACGCCTTTGGCGACCTGTTCGTCGGACGTCACGTCGATCTCGACGATATGCAGGTCCAGCTTTTCCTTCGCCGCCTCTGCCTTCAGTTCATCGGCTTCCTTGCGGGGAAGCCCCCGCATCGTCGCAATCACCTTTGCACCTTCGCGCGCAAGGTGCAGCGCTGCAAGATAGCCAAAGCCTGACGAGCAGCCGGTGATCAGCGCGGATTTGCCGGCGAGCGGCTTTGCGTTTGCCGAGGCTACGCCGGGAACGGCGGCAGCCGCGCCTGCGGCGATTGCGGTTTTCAGGATGGTTCGGCGTTCGATTGCAGACATCATGGCTCTCCTTCTGGTCGAAAGATTGGGTGCCGCCACATCGGATGCAAGTTCAGCCAGTCTTTAGGCTGTAGAGCCGGTCAATCCTGCAGGCGGAGCGCCACTTCGTTCATGAAGCGCACATCGTCGCCCTTGGCGAGCCATTCGGCCTCGGCAGCGATCGCGGCCAGCATATCGGCCAAAGGATCAATCTCGTTCTTGGCGAAATTACCGAGCACATAGGGCGTCACCCGGTCCTTATGGCCAGGATGGCCGATGCCCAAGCGTATCCGCCGGAAATCGGCGCCAATATGATCAATGGTCGAACGGATGCCATTGTGGCCGGCCGCACCGCCGCCGCGCTTCACCTTCATCTTGAACGGGGCAAGGTCGAGTTCGTCATAAAAGACGGTGACGTCTTCCGGTGTCAATTTGTAGAAATCGAGTGCGGCGCGAATGCTGCGGCCGCTTTCATTCATGAAGGTCGCCGGTTTCAGCAGGAGGATTTTGGCGGCGCCAATGCGCACTTCCTGTGCCCATCCCTGAAACTTCTTTTGGGCGGCGGGCGCATCATAGCGGTCTGCCATGACGTCAAGCGCCATGAAACCGATATTGTGCCGGTGCATCGCATATTGCGGACCGGGATTTCCGAGGCCTGCCCAGATCTGCAATTTGGCTCCCTTCCCACTTGCGGAAGGGGCTGGGGGAGGGCCCGATTTGGTGCCCCGTTACAGACCCTTCCCTAACCCCTCCCGCAAGCGGGAGGGGGATAAAGGGCTTATTAAGCGTCGGTCTTGCTGTTATCGCCTTCGGCCGAACGCATGCCCGAAGGGGCAACGATCGTCGCGATGGTGAAGTCACGGTCCGTGATCGCGCTCTTCGCGCCATCGGGCAGCTTCACATGGCTGATGTGGATCGAATCGCCGACGTCAAATCCGGCGACATCGATAGCGATTTCGTCAGGGATCTTGTCTGCAGCGCAAATCAGTTCGAGTTCGTGGCGAACAATGTTCAGCACGCCGCCGCGCTTCAAGCCAGGCGAGGCTTCTTCATTGGTGAACGACACGGGCACTTCGACGTGAATGGTCGAATCTTTGCCAAGGCGCATGAAGTCGACATGGATCGGGCGGTCGCTGACCGGATGGAAAGCCACATCCTTGGGAAGGGTACGCGTTACCGCGCTACCAACGGTGATCTCGACGATCGAGTTACCGAAATGGCCGGTCATCAAAGCCTTGATGAGTGCCTTTTCCTCGACATGGATGGTTTCGGGTTCCTTATTGTCGCCATAGATAACGGCGGGAACACGGCCTTCGCGACGCAATGCACGGGAGGCTCCCTTGCCAGCCCGTTCGCGCGGCTCAGCCGACAAAGTCAGCAGATCGCTCATAATATTTCTCCAGATAAATTTGCTTTTTGCCGCCACGCCTCCAGGGATGACCATCACGGCAAGCGCGCGCCACTAGGGCGAAACCTGCGCAAATGCAAGCCTTTTCGGGAATGTGCGCCCGTCAGTCGAGGATATAGTTGACCGATCCGCGATACCAACCTGCCGCATTGCCGCTGCCCTGGCGAATGCGCCCGTCCTGCGCAGCATAAAGTGCGGCACTTGCAGCGATGCTTTCAACCTCTGGGCAGCCAATCCGCTTCAACATCACCCGGTCGACTGAACCCGTGTCGCCAAACTGCACCAGGAACGGAATTTGCATGCGGATGCGTTTCTTGTTGCCAATCGCCTTGCACTTGCCAGCGGCAACAAGCCGGTCGACATCGGCCATCGCGCCGTCACCCAGATTGACCGTCATGCTCTTGGCAAGCGCCGGAAAATCCGCCCAGTCATTGTCTGCATCGGCAACTTCGACCCGCTGCGCCGCAAGCGGTGTTGCGGCAAGGGCAAACAGGGCGGTCAAAAGCAACGGACGCATGGACAATCTCCTTGAAAGGATCTTCTATCTTAAAGCAGCGGCGGCCGCCAGCGACCGCGCGACGAAGCGCCGATGCTGTTCGACCGGCCTCAATAGGCGATCCGCTTGGCCTCTATGCCATAGGCTTTCAGCAGTTCGGGTACACTGGTGGTACCCGAAAGATGCCCTGCACCCACCGCCATGAAGCTGGTGCCCGGCTTTTCCAACTGCTTGTTGATCCAGTGCGCCCATTGGGCATTGCGGTTGGTCAGCAGCGCGGCAAATAATTTGGGATCGGTCATCCCTTCATTCATCAATTTTGCCAGACCTTCAGGATCGGGCTGGCCCCACAGATCGACCATATTATCCATCATGCCGTTCAGGTCATCGATGCTTTTGGCGCCCTCGACCAGAAAGCGCAGTTGGGTTTCCTGCGACAGATTGTCGAAAATCTGCAGCTGCTGTTCCATCGTCTCCACGCCGATGATCGGCTTGTTTGCAGCCTTGGCAGCGGCCGTCAGCTGTGTTTCGACGCCACTATTCACATCAA
This portion of the Sphingobium sp. genome encodes:
- a CDS encoding group II truncated hemoglobin; this translates as MSEADPAAKPQRPFERIGGREPIARMVDRFYDLMDSEPDFAELRAMHGPDLAPMRESLTDFLVAWMGGPRDWFEKHPGACVMSAHRAMPGMNYAVATQWVVAMQQAAKETIPADPDFVDSMVSAFAGMSKSMAANAGQTDNH
- the ychF gene encoding redox-regulated ATPase YchF codes for the protein MGFKCGIVGLPNVGKSTLFNALTETQAAQAANYPFCTIEPNVGAVAVPDPRLHTIAKIGGSAKIIETQLSFVDIAGLVRGASKGEGLGNQFLANIREVDAIVHVLRCFENDDIQHVDNKIDPISDADTVETELMLSDLESLEKRVPAFQKKATGGDKEAKIAAAVLGRALDLLRDGKPARLVVPNDPEEERILKQAQLLTSKPVLYVCNVEESSAANGNALSAKVFEKAKAEGAEAVVVSAAIEAEISTMPDEDREVFLADLGLEETGLARVIRAGYELLHLITFFTVGPKEARAWTVFKGAKGPQAAGVIHTDFEKGFIRAETMAYQDYVDHNGEAGAKEAGKWRSEGKEYEVKDGDIMLFRFNV
- a CDS encoding SDR family oxidoreductase — its product is MMSAIERRTILKTAIAAGAAAAVPGVASANAKPLAGKSALITGCSSGFGYLAALHLAREGAKVIATMRGLPRKEADELKAEAAKEKLDLHIVEIDVTSDEQVAKGVAEAERIVGGPIDILINNAGVGYAGPIELQDMAATKLIFDTNVYGPHRMARAVLPGMRKAKRGLIFNISSQLGRVITPSSGHYSPTKFALEAMSEAMAYELVPHNIEVCVIQPGGYPTKVWVNRNELASELKARLTADEAAAYPALVDRMGKEDGTRRTADPMDIPRAIAEIAAMPAGTRPLRRAVHPGPKPQEAINRVSAETQIAMLGNSPVGPWVKAVLD
- the pth gene encoding aminoacyl-tRNA hydrolase — protein: MQIWAGLGNPGPQYAMHRHNIGFMALDVMADRYDAPAAQKKFQGWAQEVRIGAAKILLLKPATFMNESGRSIRAALDFYKLTPEDVTVFYDELDLAPFKMKVKRGGGAAGHNGIRSTIDHIGADFRRIRLGIGHPGHKDRVTPYVLGNFAKNEIDPLADMLAAIAAEAEWLAKGDDVRFMNEVALRLQD
- a CDS encoding 50S ribosomal protein L25/general stress protein Ctc — translated: MSDLLTLSAEPRERAGKGASRALRREGRVPAVIYGDNKEPETIHVEEKALIKALMTGHFGNSIVEITVGSAVTRTLPKDVAFHPVSDRPIHVDFMRLGKDSTIHVEVPVSFTNEEASPGLKRGGVLNIVRHELELICAADKIPDEIAIDVAGFDVGDSIHISHVKLPDGAKSAITDRDFTIATIVAPSGMRSAEGDNSKTDA